From Halapricum desulfuricans, a single genomic window includes:
- a CDS encoding DUF63 family protein encodes MPLLPSGLVVPPLAYLLGLLVGTVTVTAFLLALGPRVQQRHVLALVPWMVVGASAHALYQIDPAAGVYPDVVEPLFGAPAVYVTTFVATGGVWAVLSFLSNVNPSENTVARDLGAIGTIALLGLGVFASQQDAFVAARPLWSAIGIVITVPVTVGVYFGMAYLTTEVVARARLVGGLVIFAHALDGITTAIGIDVIGTTERSPLPRAIMDLAGSLPIAETVGVGWLFVVVKLAIAIAIVYAFAEYLEDEPVRGNLVFALIIALGLGPAVNNLVLFALRESAVAAVVAG; translated from the coding sequence ATGCCACTCCTGCCCAGCGGGTTAGTCGTGCCGCCGCTCGCGTATCTCCTGGGGTTGCTCGTCGGAACTGTCACGGTGACCGCGTTCCTGCTCGCGTTGGGGCCGCGCGTCCAACAGCGCCACGTGCTCGCGCTGGTGCCGTGGATGGTCGTCGGGGCGAGCGCGCACGCGCTCTATCAGATCGATCCAGCGGCCGGCGTCTACCCGGACGTGGTCGAGCCGCTGTTCGGTGCGCCCGCTGTCTACGTCACGACGTTTGTCGCGACCGGGGGCGTCTGGGCCGTCCTCTCCTTTCTCTCGAACGTCAACCCGAGCGAGAACACGGTCGCGCGCGATCTCGGGGCGATCGGCACGATCGCACTCCTCGGACTCGGCGTGTTCGCGAGCCAGCAGGACGCGTTCGTCGCTGCCAGGCCACTCTGGTCGGCCATCGGGATCGTGATCACGGTCCCCGTGACGGTCGGCGTGTATTTCGGGATGGCGTATCTCACGACGGAGGTCGTCGCCAGAGCACGACTTGTCGGCGGGCTCGTCATCTTCGCGCACGCGCTCGACGGGATCACGACCGCCATCGGAATCGACGTGATCGGGACGACCGAGCGGTCACCGCTCCCGCGAGCGATCATGGACCTCGCCGGCTCGCTGCCGATCGCCGAGACGGTCGGCGTCGGCTGGCTGTTCGTCGTCGTCAAGCTCGCGATCGCGATCGCGATCGTCTATGCCTTCGCCGAGTACCTCGAGGACGAGCCCGTTCGGGGCAACCTGGTGTTCGCCCTCATCATCGCGCTCGGTCTCGGGCCGGCCGTCAACAATCTCGTGCTGTTCGCGCTGCGGGAGAGTGCGGTCGCTGCGGTCGTCGCCGGATAA